In Marinibacterium anthonyi, the DNA window GCCGGTGTCGTCGGCAATATCGATGCCAACCGCGCCGAGATGTCCGCGCTTGTGGGGCAGAGCCAGAACGCGGTCGGTGCTCTGCAGGCCACACAGGCGGGCAACCAGCTCCTCGCCCTGCAATCGCAACAGCTCTCGGACCTGATTGCGGTGATCTCGGCAAACGGTCGCGCCAACGCGCTGACCGAGGCCGAGCGCGCCACCGCTGCAGAACAGGGTCGCATCCAGCGCGAGCGCTTCCTGACGCCGGGCGCGGGCTACCAGCCCGGCAACGCGCAAATGTTCAACTGAGGCCGGGAGGGGAGACGATGGAGGGGAAGGTGCTGGCCCGGATCGTGGCCATCGTGTTCGTGGCGATCGCAATCACCGCCACGGCGATCGAGGTCACGCGCGAGGAGGGGCCCGCGCCGCTCAGTATCGCGCCCGTGCTCCAGCCGTCTGCCGATCCTCTCCGCGCGACGCTGCGCCGATGCCAGCAGCTCGGCGAGGCCGCCGGCAGCGATGCCGATTGCCTAGCCGCCTGGGCCGAGGGTCGTGACCGGTTCCTCAGACGGACGCCGACTTCCGAAGCACCACAGCGATCGGGAGATCAGTGAGCCATGGGTGGAACCGGCGTCATCGACAATTTTCTGGGAATCTTCACCAGCTATATCGACAGCGGGTTCGGGCTGCTCGGGGGTGAGGTGGCTTTCATCGCCACCACGCTGATCGTCATCGATGTGACGCTGGCGGCCTTGTTCTGGGCCTGGGGCGCCGATGACGACATCATCGCCCGGCTGGTGAAGAAGACGCTCTTTGTCGGGGTCTTCGCCTATATCATCTCCAACTGGAACAACCTCGCCCGGATTGTCTTCGAGAGTTTCGCGGGCCTCGGTCTGATGGCATCGGGCACCGGGTTTTCCGCCGCCGATCTTCTGCGCCCCGGCCGCGTCGCCCAGACCGGGCTAGAGGCCGGACGACCGCTGCTCGAAAGCATCTCCGATCTGATGGGCTGGGTCGCGGTCTTCGAGAACCTCGTCCAGATCCTCTGCCTGTTCTTCGCCTGGGCGCTGGTGATCCTCGCCTTCTTCATCCTCGCGGTACAGCTCTTCGTCACCCTGATCGAGTTCAAGCTCACGACTCTCGCGGGCTTCGTGCTGATCCCTTTCGGCCTCTTCGGTAAGACCGCCTTCATGGCCGAGCGCGTGTTGGGCAACGTCATTTCCTCCGGCATCAAGGTCCTGGTCCTCGCCGTGATCATCGGCATCGGATCGACGCTCTTCGGACAGTTCACCGCGGGTTTCGGAGGCGTGACGCCGACCATCGATGACGCCATGGCGATTGTTCTGGCCGCCCTGTCTCTGCTGGGCCTCGGTATCTTCGGCCCCGGCATCGCCTCGGGTCTGGTGTCCGGCGGGCCCCAATTCAGCGCGGGGGCGGCCATAGGCACCGGCCTTGCCGTTGGTGGCGCTGCGATCGGGGCCGGAGGGGCGACCATGCTCGCAGCGCGCGGGGCCGGGTCCGCGCTCTCCGGTGGTGCCGCCCTCGTACGCGGCGGTGCCACTGCGGCGGGCGCGGCTTCGAGCGCCTACACGCTCGGCTCGATGGGCGGAGGTGGTCTCGCCGGCGGGATGACTGGTGTGGCGCGCGCCGGTGCCGCTGCCGCAGCATCATCGCTCAAGAAGGCGTCTTCTCGCGCGGCTGGCGGGCTCCAGTCCAGCTACGCCGAGGGCGTAAAGGGCGGTGTTGCGACGACGGGCGGAACCACCTCGATGGGCACGGTCGGCGGCGCGGCACCTGAGCCTGGCAGCTCCGGCCCGTCCGCCACCGATGGCCCGCCAGCCTGGGCGAAGCGCATGCGCCATAGCCAGGCCGTGAGCCATGGCGTGCGCGCTGCCGCCCACGCCGTCCGGTCGGGCGACAGCCACGGCTCGGGCTCCTCCGTCAATCTCTCCGAAAGGGATCGCTCATGAACCTCTTCAGGCGTTCCGCCACCCATTATGGCAAGACACCTCAGCCAGAAACGCCTTACCAGAGGGCAGCGCAGGTCTGGGATGAGCGTATCGGTTCCGCCCGCGTTCAGGCCCGCAACTGGCGCTACATGGCTCTTGGCAGCCTGATCCTTGCGGCGGGATTTGCTGGCGCCCTGGTCTGGCAATCCGCGCGTGGCACTGTCGTGCCCTGGGTCGTTCAGGTCGACGCGCTCGGCGAGGCCCAGGCTGTCGCTCCGGCTTCTGCCGACTACGAGCCGACCGATCCGCAGATCGCGTTCCATTTGGGTCGTTTCATCGAGCAGGTTCGTTCCATCCCC includes these proteins:
- a CDS encoding conjugal transfer protein TrbL, with protein sequence MGGTGVIDNFLGIFTSYIDSGFGLLGGEVAFIATTLIVIDVTLAALFWAWGADDDIIARLVKKTLFVGVFAYIISNWNNLARIVFESFAGLGLMASGTGFSAADLLRPGRVAQTGLEAGRPLLESISDLMGWVAVFENLVQILCLFFAWALVILAFFILAVQLFVTLIEFKLTTLAGFVLIPFGLFGKTAFMAERVLGNVISSGIKVLVLAVIIGIGSTLFGQFTAGFGGVTPTIDDAMAIVLAALSLLGLGIFGPGIASGLVSGGPQFSAGAAIGTGLAVGGAAIGAGGATMLAARGAGSALSGGAALVRGGATAAGAASSAYTLGSMGGGGLAGGMTGVARAGAAAAASSLKKASSRAAGGLQSSYAEGVKGGVATTGGTTSMGTVGGAAPEPGSSGPSATDGPPAWAKRMRHSQAVSHGVRAAAHAVRSGDSHGSGSSVNLSERDRS